Proteins from one Cryptomeria japonica chromosome 4, Sugi_1.0, whole genome shotgun sequence genomic window:
- the LOC131875358 gene encoding uncharacterized protein LOC131875358, producing the protein MLLPQQTHPSKDQEKRKSQKQLRNQVIHHSNTQSILSDDLCNIRSHDSQSVFIQFTIRFHSKCLLAERVSPITQIYRYIQKSLCNVRTNNSQSGVEEAKIEIEQPRKSDEQSAGDQEQRSLSLLISAMLIPNYTPGERKAFSILHTQCTLHRQ; encoded by the exons ATGTTGCTTCCCCAGCAGACACACCCCAGCAAGGATCAGGAAAAACGGAAGAGCCAAAAACAATTAAGAAACCAGGTGATACATCATTCAAATACACAGAGCATTTTAAGTGATGATTTGTGCAATATACGATCACACGATTCACAATCTGTTTTCATTCAATTCACGATACGTTTTCATTCAAAATGTTTGTTAGCAGAGAGGGTATCTCCGATCACACAAATATACAGATATATACAGAAATCTTTGTGCAATGTACGAACCAACAATTCACAATCCGGAGTTGAAGAAGCAAAGATTGAGATAGAACAACCAAGAAAAAGCGATGAGCAAAGTGCAG GTGATCAAGAACAGCGAAGTCTCTCCTTACTAATTAGTGCAATGCTCATCCCTAACTATACCCCAGGAGAAAGGAAGGCTTTTTCCATTCTTCATACTCAGTGCACACTGCACAGGCAGTAG